A genome region from Sceloporus undulatus isolate JIND9_A2432 ecotype Alabama chromosome 1, SceUnd_v1.1, whole genome shotgun sequence includes the following:
- the GAL gene encoding galanin peptides isoform X2 — MQRCSSLLFVSLIFCFALSETFGLVLSAKEKRGWTMNSAGYLLGPHAIDRVFNDKNGLAGKRDIQPEENIKTGSFGRPLIDANIMHTIIEFLTYLRLKEAGALDNIPTTVSSEETDQS, encoded by the exons ATGCAGAGGTGTAGTAGCCTCCTGTTTGTCTCCTTAATCTTCTGCTTTGCCCTATCGGAGACGTTCGGGCTGGTCTTATCT GCTAAAGAGAAAAGAGGATGGACCATGAATAGTGCTGGTTATCTGCTTGGTCCAC ATGCAATAGACAGAGTTTTTAATGACAAGAATGGTTTAGCTGGTAAACGTGACATACAGCccgaagaaaatataaaaacag gttcttttggAAGACCACTGATCGATGCCAATATTATGCATACAATAATTGAATTTTTGACTTACTTACGTCTCAAAG AAGCTGGGGCTCTTGATAACATACCTACaacagtttcttcagaagagacaGATCAATCTTGA
- the GAL gene encoding galanin peptides isoform X1 — protein MQRCSSLLFVSLIFCFALSETFGLVLSAKEKRGWTMNSAGYLLGPRRIEQLLKEMPSARGREEPPGEYAIDRVFNDKNGLAGKRDIQPEENIKTGSFGRPLIDANIMHTIIEFLTYLRLKEAGALDNIPTTVSSEETDQS, from the exons ATGCAGAGGTGTAGTAGCCTCCTGTTTGTCTCCTTAATCTTCTGCTTTGCCCTATCGGAGACGTTCGGGCTGGTCTTATCT GCTAAAGAGAAAAGAGGATGGACCATGAATAGTGCTGGTTATCTGCTTGGTCCAC GTCGTATTGAACAGCTCCTCAAGGAAATGCCCAGTgcaagggggagagaagagccaccTGGGGAAT ATGCAATAGACAGAGTTTTTAATGACAAGAATGGTTTAGCTGGTAAACGTGACATACAGCccgaagaaaatataaaaacag gttcttttggAAGACCACTGATCGATGCCAATATTATGCATACAATAATTGAATTTTTGACTTACTTACGTCTCAAAG AAGCTGGGGCTCTTGATAACATACCTACaacagtttcttcagaagagacaGATCAATCTTGA